The following is a genomic window from Bordetella sp. H567.
ACGGCGGATCGCGAGGCCGCCGGCGCCCTGCTCGAACCCGACGGCATCGGCGTGCATCCGCTCAAGCTCGCGTACGGCTACCTGCGGCAGGCGCGCGCGCTGGGCGCCCGCGTGCACACGGCCAGCCCCGTGCAAGGCTGGGAAACGGTGGGCGGCGTCCATCAGCTGCGCACGCCCGGCGGCGTCGTACGGGCGCGCCGCGTGGCGGTGGCCACGGGTGGGTATACGCCGCAGGGCCTGCATCCGGCCTTGTCGGGGCGCATCATGCCCATTCTGTCCAATTCCATGGTGACACGCGTGCTGACGCCCGCGGAGCGCGAGGCGGCCGGCCTGCGCAGCACCGTGTTCATCACCGATACGCGCACGCTGCGCTTCTACTACCGGCTGCTGCCGGACGGCCGCATGCAGATCGGCAGCCGCAGCGCGGTCACGGGCGCGGACGCGCGTCATCCGCGCCACCTGCGCCTGCTGCAGGAGGGGCTGGCACGCAAGTTTCCCGCCTTGCGCGATGTGAAGATCGACTATTCGTGGTGGGGATGGGTCGACGTCAGCCACGACATGATGCCGCGCATCGCGCGGCCCGACCCCGGCCAGCACATCTACTACGCCTGCGGCTACGGCGGCAACGGCGTGTCGTTTTCCGCCGCCGCCGGCCGCCGCATGGCGCAGCGCATCGTCGGACAGGCGGGCGCGCAGTGGGATCTGCCGATCTACGACTCGCCCCTGCCGGGACATGCCTTCGCACCCTTCCGGCGCATCGGCCAAGCGCTGCTGTACAAGTGGTACTACCTGCGCGATGAAGTGATCTAGGGCTTGCTGACGCTAGAAGGTCTTGGACAGG
Proteins encoded in this region:
- a CDS encoding NAD(P)/FAD-dependent oxidoreductase — protein: MAPYDPLFDPLVSRTGHGQDYAPTYWVASAGAPPPDDGPVRGDIDVDVAVIGSGFTGLSTALALARDHGVQAVVLEANRAAWGCTSRNGGQGQNASGRLYRSQWIARWGLDTARRLDAEIREGFEYWKSLVASIECDAQPGGHLYTAHRGKKLAFLENEARIMRELFGYDARMLSREELHARYTADREAAGALLEPDGIGVHPLKLAYGYLRQARALGARVHTASPVQGWETVGGVHQLRTPGGVVRARRVAVATGGYTPQGLHPALSGRIMPILSNSMVTRVLTPAEREAAGLRSTVFITDTRTLRFYYRLLPDGRMQIGSRSAVTGADARHPRHLRLLQEGLARKFPALRDVKIDYSWWGWVDVSHDMMPRIARPDPGQHIYYACGYGGNGVSFSAAAGRRMAQRIVGQAGAQWDLPIYDSPLPGHAFAPFRRIGQALLYKWYYLRDEVI